A window of Haliscomenobacter hydrossis DSM 1100 contains these coding sequences:
- a CDS encoding DUF6183 family protein yields MKRDLNSIVNDYIIKSDYRALIVETEEIIKENPKSIIELIDLLNNQEVEFEWKRNQIRERFLYYLSLLEDDTQIKVTYEVARRYLEQIDIKELADKLCFFVSQDKLLNQIIKTKSEKRLEQFNRLLINELLLRGKSFSEDEKKIIIDSFSDFDFNWMGLELEKIEMGLPLRSYIQGGGGSSGIIFGLQSEEKFPYSFSDFSSIVLNKNTNTELNVLASMIAKEYIRLVEFGDFECFEEDIHDLEAEIICQLNYAENLSEDLKITFRGINARDVYKYLFNMALFGGAYERGEYGATSRINSWKVISGLIQKNYFESNKTDILKGMNEFVWTEFNCENNWFANEWIDLGIIGINHLEKKYAVIVISDTD; encoded by the coding sequence ATGAAAAGAGATCTTAATAGTATAGTAAATGATTATATCATTAAATCTGATTATCGGGCGTTAATAGTCGAAACTGAAGAAATCATCAAAGAGAACCCCAAAAGTATAATCGAGCTAATTGATTTACTGAATAATCAAGAAGTAGAGTTTGAATGGAAACGAAATCAGATTCGAGAAAGATTTTTATATTATTTATCCTTACTTGAGGACGATACTCAGATAAAAGTCACATATGAGGTTGCAAGGAGATATTTAGAACAAATAGACATTAAAGAGCTTGCAGATAAATTATGTTTTTTTGTTTCTCAAGATAAACTTCTTAACCAGATAATTAAGACAAAGTCCGAAAAAAGATTAGAGCAGTTTAATCGACTTTTGATTAATGAACTGCTACTTAGGGGGAAATCCTTTAGCGAAGACGAAAAGAAAATAATCATTGATAGTTTTTCAGACTTTGACTTTAATTGGATGGGCTTGGAATTAGAAAAAATTGAAATGGGATTGCCATTAAGGAGCTATATTCAGGGCGGTGGCGGAAGTTCAGGGATTATTTTCGGACTCCAATCAGAAGAAAAATTTCCATATTCATTTTCGGATTTCAGTAGCATAGTTTTAAACAAAAACACCAATACAGAACTAAATGTCTTAGCTTCTATGATAGCTAAAGAATACATTCGCCTTGTTGAATTTGGTGATTTTGAGTGTTTTGAAGAAGATATTCATGATTTGGAGGCAGAAATTATATGCCAATTGAACTATGCAGAGAATTTATCTGAGGATCTCAAAATTACTTTTAGAGGTATAAATGCTAGGGATGTTTACAAGTACCTTTTCAATATGGCTTTATTTGGAGGCGCATACGAACGTGGCGAATATGGAGCTACAAGTAGGATTAATTCTTGGAAAGTCATAAGTGGTTTAATACAGAAAAATTATTTTGAAAGCAATAAAACTGACATTTTGAAAGGAATGAACGAGTTTGTTTGGACTGAATTTAATTGTGAGAACAATTGGTTCGCAAATGAATGGATCGATTTAGGAATCATAGGAATCAACCATTTAGAAAAAAAATATGCAGTGATAGTAATATCTGATACAGATTAA
- a CDS encoding LytR/AlgR family response regulator transcription factor, protein MISQKPLKALIVEDNAFMATVLHDLLVQHASAIAVLAIANTGDEALQLIASKKPNVVFLDVELPDMTGFELLQQVDTINFQTIFTTSHSHYAIKAFRFNALDYLVKPVEESELDEAIKRLLKSANNGMEVKHALSNLEVQSVENQKLVLPKQNGTLRLPLKQITHIEGERNYSYIHLSNGSRELSSKNLAYFEDILLDKSFFRSHRSYLVNKSHIEALKGDHFVLKNKVEIPISRRRKTEAESWFF, encoded by the coding sequence ATGATCTCACAAAAACCATTAAAAGCCCTCATCGTAGAAGACAATGCCTTTATGGCAACGGTTTTGCATGATTTGCTCGTGCAACATGCAAGCGCTATTGCTGTTTTAGCCATTGCCAATACCGGGGATGAGGCACTACAGTTAATTGCTTCCAAAAAACCTAACGTTGTTTTTTTAGACGTTGAATTGCCTGATATGACGGGTTTTGAATTGCTTCAACAGGTGGATACCATCAATTTCCAAACCATCTTCACCACCTCGCACAGCCACTATGCGATCAAGGCATTTCGATTCAACGCCCTGGACTATTTGGTTAAACCAGTTGAAGAAAGTGAATTGGACGAAGCGATAAAACGTTTGCTGAAGTCTGCCAATAATGGGATGGAAGTGAAGCATGCCTTGTCTAATCTTGAAGTACAATCGGTTGAAAATCAAAAACTGGTATTGCCAAAGCAAAATGGGACATTGAGATTGCCCTTAAAACAAATTACACATATTGAAGGAGAGCGCAATTACAGTTATATTCATTTATCAAACGGCTCGCGCGAGTTGTCATCAAAAAATTTAGCCTACTTTGAAGACATACTCCTTGACAAAAGTTTTTTCAGAAGCCATCGTTCGTATCTGGTGAATAAATCCCATATCGAGGCATTAAAAGGGGATCATTTTGTTTTGAAAAATAAGGTTGAAATTCCAATTTCCCGGCGGAGGAAGACGGAAGCTGAGTCCTGGTTTTTTTAG